The following are from one region of the Phycisphaeraceae bacterium genome:
- a CDS encoding prepilin-type N-terminal cleavage/methylation domain-containing protein has protein sequence MTFQRHHHAYTLIELLLVVSLVGVLAFLLLPALSGIRNSARDLASIVNMHSHAQILSAYAGDHNDYLPAITHPKATWSVIRGCGSIHQVPYFHAAYLWHVALCDSYYDGNPSHASFSHPGSQEELPANSYLLTASYMAMPQYWSVESRLAGNQQWAHSRVTNTVFASSKAVLTEWHPQKELPFPSTNPLHVGLAFIDGSAGRVDAADLIDPYPQGDGGGHGGFLPIGVYGMHTIEGWRGRDRR, from the coding sequence ATGACTTTCCAACGTCACCATCACGCGTACACCCTGATCGAGTTACTCCTTGTGGTTTCACTCGTGGGTGTACTTGCTTTTTTGCTACTTCCTGCCCTCAGTGGAATCCGCAATTCGGCAAGAGACCTGGCCTCGATCGTCAATATGCACTCTCACGCGCAGATTCTCTCTGCGTACGCTGGCGATCACAACGACTACTTACCGGCAATCACGCACCCGAAGGCAACTTGGTCCGTCATCCGCGGGTGCGGCTCGATTCATCAGGTGCCATATTTTCATGCCGCATACCTCTGGCATGTAGCGCTGTGCGATTCTTATTACGATGGAAACCCTTCTCACGCATCCTTCTCTCACCCCGGATCTCAAGAAGAGTTGCCTGCAAACTCCTACCTCTTGACAGCGTCGTACATGGCAATGCCACAATACTGGAGTGTCGAATCCCGATTGGCAGGAAATCAACAGTGGGCACACTCTCGCGTTACCAATACAGTCTTCGCTTCATCAAAGGCTGTTCTTACAGAATGGCACCCGCAAAAAGAACTTCCATTCCCGTCAACCAATCCATTGCATGTGGGACTCGCATTTATTGACGGCAGCGCAGGGCGCGTTGACGCTGCGGATCTCATCGACCCCTACCCCCAAGGTGATGGCGGGGGTCACGGTGGATTTCTCCCAATCGGTGTCTATGGCATGCACACCATCGAAGGCTGGCGAGGGCGCGACCGCCGCTGA
- a CDS encoding adenylosuccinate lyase, whose amino-acid sequence MSAFGDGADRFQSLPTLGFTHYQAAQPITVGRRFANWGYDLYLAATRLIHAPDLPAGSSPVLRGFRGATGTQASFLALLDNNEDLVDRFETQTIARLLGDEVDFEPEHAADRRDAIAAQMRANAGFDRMADDYASQTVENFMWHESREYCFRLTPLITGQTYPRVLDVQVLADLASVAAVLHKIATDIRLLSNRKEIDEPFGEKQIGSSAMPYKRNPMKCERICGLARFVMNLVGNAYDTAATQWLERTLDDSSNRRLSLPEAFLALDGCLDLMHEVASGLVVHEAMVRKNLMAELPFLATENILMEAVKAGGDRQEYHEIIRAHAQAAGMRVKHEGLDNDLLDRLQNDKAFWSTARGGPLTRELDWSNLMDPMKYVGRAVEQTERFIAEVVEPLRGQYGDGLDALGSSDRGV is encoded by the coding sequence ATGAGCGCGTTCGGCGATGGGGCCGATCGCTTTCAAAGCCTTCCGACGCTGGGTTTCACGCACTATCAGGCGGCCCAGCCGATTACCGTAGGGCGTCGATTCGCAAACTGGGGATACGACCTTTACCTTGCTGCGACTCGCCTGATCCACGCGCCCGACCTTCCGGCTGGCTCAAGTCCGGTGCTTCGCGGGTTCCGCGGCGCAACGGGTACTCAAGCTTCCTTTCTCGCGCTCTTGGATAACAATGAGGACCTTGTTGATCGTTTTGAAACTCAAACGATCGCGCGACTACTAGGGGACGAAGTCGATTTCGAGCCTGAGCATGCGGCAGATCGACGCGATGCAATTGCTGCCCAGATGCGAGCAAACGCCGGCTTCGATCGAATGGCAGATGATTATGCGTCGCAAACCGTTGAGAACTTTATGTGGCATGAGAGCCGCGAGTACTGCTTCAGGTTGACGCCGCTGATCACCGGCCAAACCTACCCGCGTGTGCTTGATGTCCAAGTTCTCGCCGACCTCGCCTCCGTCGCCGCTGTCCTCCACAAGATCGCCACCGACATTCGTCTCCTCTCGAACCGCAAGGAGATCGACGAGCCGTTTGGTGAGAAGCAGATTGGTTCGTCAGCGATGCCTTATAAGCGCAATCCGATGAAGTGCGAGCGCATCTGCGGGCTTGCTCGATTTGTCATGAATCTGGTGGGCAACGCCTACGACACGGCTGCGACGCAGTGGCTCGAACGCACGCTCGATGATTCCTCGAACCGTCGCCTGTCGCTGCCCGAGGCCTTTCTCGCGCTCGATGGCTGCCTCGACCTGATGCACGAAGTCGCCAGCGGCCTCGTCGTGCATGAGGCGATGGTCCGCAAGAACCTCATGGCCGAACTGCCCTTCCTCGCCACCGAAAATATCCTCATGGAAGCCGTCAAGGCGGGTGGCGATCGGCAGGAATATCACGAGATCATCCGCGCGCACGCGCAGGCTGCGGGCATGCGCGTCAAGCACGAAGGGCTCGATAACGACCTGCTCGATCGTCTGCAGAACGACAAGGCCTTCTGGTCCACCGCCCGCGGCGGCCCGCTGACGCGCGAGCTCGATTGGTCGAACCTGATGGACCCGATGAAATATGTGGGCCGAGCAGTGGAGCAGACTGAGCGCTTCATTGCGGAAGTCGTCGAGCCGCTGCGCGGACAGTATGGCGATGGTCTCGATGCGCTGGGGTCGAGCGATCGTGGGGTGTGA